The window GGTTTACGAAATAGTTGCCGGACACTTAGTTCACCCTTCGACGGGCTCAGGGTGAACGGAGGGTTGTCTGAAAACGTTTGATTTCTCCGTTCGTGCTGAGCTTGTCGAAGCATGACACTTTTAGGGGCCCGAGCTAATTTTCTTCCAGCTCGGCCAGCGCCTCGAAGGCCGGCTCGTTACGAACGATGCGGTCGGCGGTATAGTCGTCGCCGATTTTTTTCTTGGCTTTAAGCTCGCGGATGTGGACCTCGAGACCCGCCACGCTGGTGACGATGTTTTTCGGCTCGGCCGCCCAGCTTTTCGGTATGCCGTTTTCCACGCCGCTGCCTTCGAGCGAATCGACGTTGAGCGTTTTTTTTAAAATCGCGACGGATTCCATGCCCGTCGGATCTTCGTCTTTCAGAAAACAATGCGAGCGCATCACGCCTTTGATGAAGGCCCGGACGGCGTCGGGCCGCTCGCGAAGCATCCGGCCCGTGGTCGCCATCGAGCGGACGACATAGTAGGGGAACATCGTGGAGAGATCGATCACATCGACGAGCTCGCCTCTCTTCACGAGGTCGCGGACGACGCGGCCCTGAGGCCCGTTATGATGATAGAAAAGAAAATCGCTTTTGCCTTCCTTCATCGAGGCGACTTTTTCGCGCACCCCTTCGTTGTCCACGAGAACGACATCCATGTCCTTATCCGGATCGAAGCCGAGTTTTTCGAAGACGAGGCGCATCGTCCGCTCGCCGGCGCCGAGCCGGCGGTTGGTCGTGAAGCGCCTGCCTTTCAAATCTTCCGGTCCTTTGATGGTGTCCGGCAGGGCCGCGACGCTGAAGGCGAGGCCGTTCCGGTAAGAGCCGATGATGTAGAGGTCTTCGCCGCCGGCGTTGGCCTCGACGAGCATTGCCGGGTGGGCGTCCATGCTGAAGTTGGTTTTTCCCTCGATCAGTAAGTCGATCGATCCGGTGTTGTCGCCGGCGATTTCGAGGCGGCTTTTCGTTATCGCCTTCTTGTCGAAGTAGCCGTGATACTCCGCCGTGAGCGGCGCGATCGGATGGCCGGGGTGTTTGGGGTAGAAGTGCTCTACGGAATAGACGATTTCTTGTTGCAAGGCGGCCCTTTCTTAATTCTCTTGACACGGAAACTATAGTTGAGTCGTGCAATCGCTGTCAATGCGCGCGGCTGGACTCCGCCTGCCGGATTGCATTCCATAGCTTCGGCGCCGTGAACGGCATGTCGATGTGATCGATGCCTAGCGGCGCCAGCGCGTCCATCACTGCGTTGGCGATCGCCGCCGGTGCGCCGTTGGTGGCGGCCTCGCCGACGCCCTTCACGCCCAGCGGATGGTAGGGGTTCGGCGTTACGGTTTCGCCGAGGATGAGCGGCGGCATCTGTTCCGCGTGCGGCACCGCGTAGCCGACGAGCGAGCTCGTGAGCACTTCCCCGTCGTCGCCGTAGACCATCTGCTCGCGGAACGCCTCGCCGAGCGCCTGGGCGAGGCCGCCGTGAATCTGTCCTTCCACGATCATCGGATTGATCATCACGCCGCAATCGTCGACGAGCACCAGCTTCTCGATCTTCGACTCGCCGGTGTCGCGGTCGATTTTTATGAGCGCCACGTGGCTGCCGAATCCCCAGGCTTCGCGCCGGGGGTCGAAGAAGACCGTCTCCTGTAGCCCCGGCTCGATACCTTTGATGGGCCGCCCATAGGCCGCCGCCGCGACCTGGCGCCAGGTGACTTTCTTCTCCGGCGTGCCGACCACGGCGAAACCGCCGTCGGTCTGCACGATGTCCTCGTGCGATGCCTCCAGCAGGTGCGCCGCAAAGCGGCGCGCCTTAGCGACGACGCGCTCGATCGCGATCGCCAGCGCGCCGCCGCCCATGACGGCGCTGCGGCTGCCGAACGTGCCGACGCCCTGCTGGACTGCAAAAGTATCGCCGTGCCGGACCGCGACGTGCTCCATCGAAACGCGCAATTTCTCCGCCGCGATCTGGGCGAACACGGTCTCGTGTCCCTGGCCATGCGAGCTGGAGCCCGTGAGCACGGTGATTTCGCCGGTGCGCTCGATTCTTACCGTTCCGCTTTCGAACCCGGCGCCGCCGCTTGGCTCGACGAAGGTCGAGACGCCGACGCCAACCAGCTCGCCGCGCTTCCGCGCTTCGTCGCGCTGCCGGATCAGATCGTCGTAATTGGAGAGGCGAAGCGCCTCCGCGAGTGATCTTTCGTAATCGCCCGAGTCGTACTCGACGCCGACGGCGGTTTTGTACGGAAATTGCTCGGGCCGGATGAAGTTCTTGCGGCGGATCTCCAGACGGTCGATGCCCAAATCGCGCGCCGCCTTGTCGACGAGCCGCTCGATATTCAGCACCGACTCGGGGCGTCCGGCGCCGCGATAGGGGCCGGTCGAGACGGTGTTGGTAAACACTGCGACGACTTCGACGTGGACGTTTCTGATTTGGTAGCAGCCCGGGGCCATCGCCATCATTCTCTGCGGCGGTCCGGCGGTGTTCGAGCACAGATACGCGCCGAGGTTGGCGACGACGCGGACTTTGAGTCCCGTCATCGTGCCGTCGCGCTTCAGCGCCAGCTCTGAGGTCATAGCCTGGTCGCGGCCTTGAATCACGGTGACGAAATCGTCGCTGCGCGTAGCCGCCCACTTGACCGGCCGGCGAAGCTTGAGCGCGAAGTAACAGGCGAGGAGATATTCGCGGTAAAGCGGTCCCTTGCTGCCGAAGCCGCCGCCGACGTCGGGCGCAATCAGGCGAATCCTGTGCTCGGGGAAGCCGAGCGCGTTCGAGAGGTCCGCGCGCACGCGGTGCGGGCTCTGCGTCGAAAGCCAGACGGTTAGATCGCCGGTCGGCTCCGGGTTGGCGACGGCGCCGCGCGGCTCGATCGCCATCGCCACTTGTCGCGGGCTCGCGATGTGCATCCTGACGATATGATCCGCCTCGGCGAACGCCTTTTCCACGTCGCCGCCTTTTTTCGTCGCCGTGTAGCAAACGTTGCTGTCCAGCTCCTCGCGCGCGAGCGGCGCGCCGGGCTCCAAAGCTTTTTCGGCGTTCACGACCGCCGGCAACGCTTCGTACTCTACGTCGATCGAATTGGCGGCGTCCTGGGCGAGCGCGCGCGTGCGCGCTACGACCGCGGCCACGGGCGCTCCCGCGGCGTGAACCGCGCCGCGCGAGAGCGCGGGGTGCGGCGGAATTTTCTGGCCGGGTATCATGACGGGGGAGGGGACGTTTAGTTGGATGTCGGCGCCCGTCAGTACGGCTTCGACGCCCGGCATCTTTTTCGCAGCGCTTGCATCGATGGAAATTATTTTCGCATGCGGGTAAGGGCTCCGGAGCAACGCCATATGGAGCATGCCGGGAATCTGAATGTCGTCCACGTAGCGGCCCTTGCCGGTGATGAGAACGGGATCTTCGACGCGACGAATCGACGCGCCGATGAGTCCGCTGGGTGCGTGCTGGGTTGTCATGTGAAAAACCTCTCGCTGAGCGTAAGTCAGGGTCTCAAATACTTCCTCTCCCTAGCAGGGAGAGGATTGAGGTGAGGGTGATATCGATCATTCCCTCACCCTTCCCTCTCCCAAAGGGAGAGGGTTACAGAATTAGCTCGTGGCCCGTTGCGCGGCTTGTTCGATCGCTCTTCGCGCCAGAACTGTCGCCATGTGGCTTTTGTATTCCGCGCTCGCGTAGACGTCGTCCGCCGGGTCGGAGCCTTCCGCAGCTTTGGCCGCCGCCGCGGCCATCACATCGTCCGTGAGACGTTGTCCTTGCAGCGCCGCTTCCGTCGCTTGCGCGCGCAGCGGCCCGCTGCCGAGGCCGCCGATCGCGATGCGCGCGGACGCGCAACGTCCGGACGAGTCGCGGTTCACCAGCGCGCCGGCGCTGACGACGACGTAGCCCGAAGCCGGATGCGCCATCTTGTGGTACGCCGTGCCGGCGCTCGAAGGCGGCAGCGGGACGCGAATCTCCGTCAGCACTTCGTTGGGCGCGAGCGCCGTGGTGTAGAAATCGACGAAGAAGCCGTCCACTGAAATAACCCGGCTGCCCGACGGCGAGACCGCGACGAACGACGCATTGAGCGCGGTGAGAATGACCGGGAAGTCGGCCGCCGGATCGGCGTGGGCGACGCTGCCGCCGATCGTGCCCCGGTTCCTGACTTGCACGTCGCCGATCACTCCCGCGGCATCGGACAGAGCCGGGACGCGCCGGCGAACGAGATCCGATGACACGATATCGGCATGGACCGTGAGCGCGCCGATCGTGAGCGCGTCGCCGTCGATGCGAATTCCGCCGAGACCGGGGATCGTGCCGAGATCGATCAGATAGCGCGGCGACGCCAGGCGCAGCTTCATCGCCGGTATCAAACTATGGCCGCCCGCCAGGAGCTTGGCGTCCTCGCCGTACTTCGTCAGCAGATCGAGCGCCTCCTCGACCGAGCGCGCCGCGTGGTATCCAAAGCTAGCGGGAAACATGTTCGCCTCTCTTTTCTTCCTCTCGCCTCTCGCCTCTCGCCTCTCGCCTCATCTTTTCCGCCGCCCATTTGATCGCCTCGACGATGTTGACGTAGCCCGTGCAGCGGCAGAGGTTGCCTTCGAGGCCGTGGCGGATCTCCTGCTCGGTCGGATGCGGATTGTTCTCGAGCAGATGGACGGCGGTCATAATCATGCCCGGCGTGCAGTAGCCGCACTGCGCGCCGTGCTTCTCGTAAAATCCCTGCTGCACGGGGTGCAGCGCGTCGCCCTCGGCCAGGCCTTCTATCGTCGTGACCTTCGCCCCGTTGGCCTGCACCGCGAGGACGGTGCACGACTTGACGGCGCGGCCGTTCAGATGGATCGTGCACGCGCCGCACTGGCTCGTGTCGCAGCCGACGTGCGTGCCGGTGAGCGCGAGCCGGTCGCGAAGAAAATAAACCAGCAGCTCGCGCGGCTCGACCTCTGCTTCGTGTCTTACGCCGTTGACCGTGATGCTTATGGAAACAGTCGCTCGCTCCGCCTCGGCAGCCATGATTGCTCTTCCTCCGTATAGTGTTGACGATCCTTCTCAGCCATATCGTATGTTCGCATTCGCCTCAACACCTTTAGGACAAATAGCGGATTGTTGGGACGGAAAAGTCCGATCTCAGTCGTCGTGTAGCGGGAGTAGCGGGAATACGATGCGCAGGAGAATTCAGCCGCGCTCTTCGAGCGCCGTCCAACGGCGGTTCTTGACGCCGGTGTATTCCGAATCGGGGCGGATCAGCCGGTTCTGCTTCTGTTGTTCGAAACAATGCGCGATCCAGCCGGCCACGCGGCTGACGGCAAAGGTCGGCGTGAATAAGTCCGTCGAGAGATCCAGCCCGTGCAAAAGCAGCGCGGTGTAGAACTCCACGTTGGTTTGCAGCTTCCGGCCGGGCTTGTATTCGTCGAGCAGCCGGAGCGCCGTCCGCTCGACGTGGCGCGCCAGTTCGTAGAGCTTCATGTCGGCGTCCGTACGATACAAGCGCTCGGCGGCGGCGGCCAGCACGTCGGCGCGCGGGTCGCGCACGCGATAGACCCGGTGGCCGAATCCCATCAGGCGCTCTCCGCGTTGGAGTTTCTCGCGCAGAACCGCTTCCGCCCGTTCCGCCGTTCCGATCTCGAACACCATGTCGAGCGCCGGACCGGGCGCGCCGCCGTGCAGCGGTCCCTTGAGCGCGCCCACGGCGCCGACGATCGCGGAGATCAGGTCGGACTCGGTCGAGAGAATCACCCGGGCCGTGAACGTCGAAGCGTTGAAGCCGTGATCGACGACGGTATTGAGATAGGTCTCCATCGCGCGGACGCGTTCGGGAGCGGGCGCGGCGCCGAACAACATGTACAAATAATTGGCCGCGTGCGCCAGGTCGGACCGCGGAGCGATCAGCTCGCGCCCGTCGAGCATGCGCGCGTAGGCGGCCACGATCGTGGGGAAGCTCGCGACCAACTTCACCGCCGCGCGCATCGAGTCGTCGCCCGTCGCTTCGTCGCCGGCGCGAAGCGTCAGCATGCTCGCCGCCATGCGGAGGACATCCATCGCCGGGAGTTTTTGGCGCGCCGCCGTTCTCAAGACTTCCAGCACGGCCGGTGCCAGCGCGCGCCGCTGGGCGAGTTCGCGGCGAAACGCCGCAAGCCGCGAGGCGTTGGGCAACGCGTCGTGCCAAAGCAAGTGGATCGTCTCCTCAAAGGTCGCCCGGTCGGCCAACGCTTCGATCGGAAATCCTGCGATGATCAGCTCGCCCGCTTCGCCGTCGACACTGCTGAGACGAGTCTGGGCCGCCGCCACCCCTTCGAGGCCGGGCCTCACGATTCGCTCGATCGCCATGTAAAACCTCCTGGAGGACTTGGATACGGTTTTCTATCGCAAGCAGACGACTAGTTGTCAATCTTGATCGAAGAATCAATGTATGATTGCCTTGAGCGGCAGTCGGAAGGGAGGAAGCCCGTGCGCAGCGCCCGGCATCTCACCGCTCGCGAAGCAGCCAAGGCATTGGGCATCAGCCTGTCTACTCTCTATGCCTACGTCAGCCGGGGACTGGTTCGTTCCGAGGCGGCCGGGGAAAGCAAACGCAGCCGGCGCTATCGAAACGAGGACGTTCGCATGCTCGCGCAACGCAAAGAGCTTAGGCGCGATCCGGCCAAGGCGGTCGAGCGGGCATTGCATTGGGGACAGCCGGTCATGGAGTCGGGAATCACGCTGATCACGGACGGCCGTGTGTATTATCGCGGCCTGGACGCGGTTTCTCTGGCCGGCGGCCGAACCGTGGAGGAAGTGGCCGCCTTGATCTGGACCGGCGACTTTTCCTTTGCGGCCGAGCTTTTTGGATCGAAGCCAGCGCTCCCGCCCGAGTGTCTCGCGTTGCGGAAGCGCGGGACCGATTTGCCGGCGGTGGAGACTTTTCAAATGCTCTTGACGCCGGCGGCGGCGGTAGACGCCGCCGCTTGCGATCTTCGTCCCGCAGCGGTGGCGCAGACCGGCGCGCGCATCCTCCGGTTGTTGGCCGCGCTTACCGTAAATCGCCGCGCCGGCGAAAAGAGCATCGCTCAAACGATCCAACAAGCCTTGGCGCCCGGCAAGCCCAAGGCCGCGCGGCTGATCGACGCGGCGCTCATCTTATGCGCGGATCACGAACTGAACGTGTCCTCCTTTACCGCCCGCTGCGTGGCTTCCGCCGGCTCCACTCCGTACGCGGCGGTGACGGCCGGTTTGGCGGCGCTGCAAGGCGTCAAGCACGGGAGAGCCACCGAGCGGGTGGAAGCGTTCCTCGAAGAGGCGCGGACCCCGGCGCGCGTGCGCATGGTCATGACCGGCAGGCTTAAACGCGGCGAAACCATCCCGGGGTTCGGGCATCCGTTGTATCCGGACGGCGATCCGCGCGGAAGAGCTCTGCTGGAGCTGATTTCCCGTTTCTGTCCGCGATCTCCCGCGGTGGCGCTTGCGACAAAATGCTGCGCAGCCGCGCTCGATCTCATCGGCGAACGGCCCACCATCGATTTCGGATTGACGATTCTGGCGCGCGCGCTCAAGATGCCGCCCGGCGCCCCTCTCACGATTTTCGCCATCGGCCGGACGATCGGCTGGATCGGCCATTCCATCGAAGAATACCAAAGAGACCGCATCATTCGGCCGCGGGCGCGATATGTCGGCCGGGGCCCGGCTTCGATTTCACCCGCGCGGGCGGTTAGCGCGCCTCCCGCAGAGGCTCGTAATTGACTGCGCTCGGTCGCCGTGTTACGAAAAAAAACTTCTCGAGCGGAAGAGGGAACGTGAAAGACGTCCAGTTCGAAGAGCTCAAGTCGTTGGATCTCGGCCGGTGCGCGACGGTCGGCGATATCGTGGACGGGATGCGAGCCAGCGCCTTCGGCGCGCGCATGCTCGGCGAGGTCGCCCGGACGATCTCTGAGATGGCCGCGTCCAATAAGAAACCCGTCCTGATTTACGACGGGCTCGAGAAGTCGTCGCTGGGAGTTCTGCTCAAAAAGTTCGTCAGGAACGGATGGTGCGGGAAGATCCTATCGCCTTCCCGGTACGCCGGACAAAAGAAGCGCGGCGACAACGTCATCGTCGTCGGGGCGTTTTCCGAGCGCGACGCGGAAGCGATCTACGCAAAACCGGCGCGCGCGCTCTTTATCAACCCGTTCGACATGGCGCGCCCTGGACAGGTGAGAGACGGATACTTTCCCGACGCGGTCTTCGCCGACCCGAGATTCGTCATGCCGGTCATCTACCGGACGCTGGCGGAATGGATCGACGGAAAGCCAACGTCGGTAGAAGAGCTGATCGCGGAGCTGGCTTCCTACGGCGGCGTGGCCGCGCAGGTTGCCAAAGGCGCCAAGGCGCTCCTCATCATGGCGCGCGACAAAGATTGCTGCCGCTTCCTCACGGTCAGCGGCGCCATGACGGTCGGCAAGATGGATCTCATTATCTGCGACATGATCGAGTCGGGACTCGTCCACGCGATCTCCTCGACCGGCGCCCTCATGGCGCACGGTCTCGTTTCGTCCATCGGGCTCAAGCATTATAAGTACAATCCGGCTTACGACGATACCGAGCTAGCGCTCAGAAGATTGAACCGCGTCACCGACACGCTGGAGCCGGAAACGAACCTCGACACCGTCGAGGAAGTCATCGGCCAAGTCATCCAGCAGCTCAATGGCGCGCGGCCGATCAGCCCGACGATCCTGAACCGGCTGATCGGCAAGCACCTGGCGGAAAATTATCCGAACGAGCGCGGCATCCTCAAGTCGGCTTACCTCCACAACGTGCCGGTGTTCGTGCCGGCGTTCGTCGATTCGGAGCTTGGGAACGATCTCTATATCCATAACATGAAACGCAAACGCCGCGGCAAAAAGCCGATTCTCGTCGATCTGGAGCGGGACAGCCTGGAGCTGATCAAGCTCGTGACGGGATCGAAGCGCTTCGGGATCTTCACCGTCGGCGGCGGTGTGCCGCGAAACAACGTGCAGAACGTGGCCCCGCTGATCGAGATCATCAACGAGCGCATGGGATCGATCTACCCGAACCGCCGCTTTACCTACGGCATCCGCATATGCCCGGACCGGCCTCACTTCGGCCATCTGTCGGGATGCACCTATTCGGAAAACGAATCGTGGCGCAAAGCGGCGAAAGACGGCGTCTACGCCGAGATTCAGGCCGACGCCACGCAGGTCTGGCCGTTCCTGGCCAAGTACGTCATGGACGCGGCCAAAACGAAGCGCTAAGCCGAGTTATTCACACGTTAGCCCTCAAGCGCGAGCCGCTCCGGGCGCGGGCAATAGAGAAAAGAAGCTCGCGCTCTCGGGCTTGCCGGTGTGACGCCGGCACGGTTCCGCAGGGGGCGAGGATGAAAGCCGCAGGCACAGGGACGCGGAGGTACAATGATTGTATGGTGCTTGGTTAACCTGAACAAAAATATCTCGGTATGATCGCTGCAGAGCAGG of the Candidatus Binatia bacterium genome contains:
- a CDS encoding ABC transporter substrate-binding protein, with translation MQQEIVYSVEHFYPKHPGHPIAPLTAEYHGYFDKKAITKSRLEIAGDNTGSIDLLIEGKTNFSMDAHPAMLVEANAGGEDLYIIGSYRNGLAFSVAALPDTIKGPEDLKGRRFTTNRRLGAGERTMRLVFEKLGFDPDKDMDVVLVDNEGVREKVASMKEGKSDFLFYHHNGPQGRVVRDLVKRGELVDVIDLSTMFPYYVVRSMATTGRMLRERPDAVRAFIKGVMRSHCFLKDEDPTGMESVAILKKTLNVDSLEGSGVENGIPKSWAAEPKNIVTSVAGLEVHIRELKAKKKIGDDYTADRIVRNEPAFEALAELEEN
- a CDS encoding xanthine dehydrogenase family protein molybdopterin-binding subunit, whose translation is MTTQHAPSGLIGASIRRVEDPVLITGKGRYVDDIQIPGMLHMALLRSPYPHAKIISIDASAAKKMPGVEAVLTGADIQLNVPSPVMIPGQKIPPHPALSRGAVHAAGAPVAAVVARTRALAQDAANSIDVEYEALPAVVNAEKALEPGAPLAREELDSNVCYTATKKGGDVEKAFAEADHIVRMHIASPRQVAMAIEPRGAVANPEPTGDLTVWLSTQSPHRVRADLSNALGFPEHRIRLIAPDVGGGFGSKGPLYREYLLACYFALKLRRPVKWAATRSDDFVTVIQGRDQAMTSELALKRDGTMTGLKVRVVANLGAYLCSNTAGPPQRMMAMAPGCYQIRNVHVEVVAVFTNTVSTGPYRGAGRPESVLNIERLVDKAARDLGIDRLEIRRKNFIRPEQFPYKTAVGVEYDSGDYERSLAEALRLSNYDDLIRQRDEARKRGELVGVGVSTFVEPSGGAGFESGTVRIERTGEITVLTGSSSHGQGHETVFAQIAAEKLRVSMEHVAVRHGDTFAVQQGVGTFGSRSAVMGGGALAIAIERVVAKARRFAAHLLEASHEDIVQTDGGFAVVGTPEKKVTWRQVAAAAYGRPIKGIEPGLQETVFFDPRREAWGFGSHVALIKIDRDTGESKIEKLVLVDDCGVMINPMIVEGQIHGGLAQALGEAFREQMVYGDDGEVLTSSLVGYAVPHAEQMPPLILGETVTPNPYHPLGVKGVGEAATNGAPAAIANAVMDALAPLGIDHIDMPFTAPKLWNAIRQAESSRAH
- a CDS encoding xanthine dehydrogenase family protein subunit M; translated protein: MFPASFGYHAARSVEEALDLLTKYGEDAKLLAGGHSLIPAMKLRLASPRYLIDLGTIPGLGGIRIDGDALTIGALTVHADIVSSDLVRRRVPALSDAAGVIGDVQVRNRGTIGGSVAHADPAADFPVILTALNASFVAVSPSGSRVISVDGFFVDFYTTALAPNEVLTEIRVPLPPSSAGTAYHKMAHPASGYVVVSAGALVNRDSSGRCASARIAIGGLGSGPLRAQATEAALQGQRLTDDVMAAAAAKAAEGSDPADDVYASAEYKSHMATVLARRAIEQAAQRATS
- a CDS encoding (2Fe-2S)-binding protein; translation: MAAEAERATVSISITVNGVRHEAEVEPRELLVYFLRDRLALTGTHVGCDTSQCGACTIHLNGRAVKSCTVLAVQANGAKVTTIEGLAEGDALHPVQQGFYEKHGAQCGYCTPGMIMTAVHLLENNPHPTEQEIRHGLEGNLCRCTGYVNIVEAIKWAAEKMRREARGERREEEKRGEHVSR
- a CDS encoding citrate synthase/methylcitrate synthase — protein: MAIERIVRPGLEGVAAAQTRLSSVDGEAGELIIAGFPIEALADRATFEETIHLLWHDALPNASRLAAFRRELAQRRALAPAVLEVLRTAARQKLPAMDVLRMAASMLTLRAGDEATGDDSMRAAVKLVASFPTIVAAYARMLDGRELIAPRSDLAHAANYLYMLFGAAPAPERVRAMETYLNTVVDHGFNASTFTARVILSTESDLISAIVGAVGALKGPLHGGAPGPALDMVFEIGTAERAEAVLREKLQRGERLMGFGHRVYRVRDPRADVLAAAAERLYRTDADMKLYELARHVERTALRLLDEYKPGRKLQTNVEFYTALLLHGLDLSTDLFTPTFAVSRVAGWIAHCFEQQKQNRLIRPDSEYTGVKNRRWTALEERG
- a CDS encoding citrate/2-methylcitrate synthase, whose translation is MRSARHLTAREAAKALGISLSTLYAYVSRGLVRSEAAGESKRSRRYRNEDVRMLAQRKELRRDPAKAVERALHWGQPVMESGITLITDGRVYYRGLDAVSLAGGRTVEEVAALIWTGDFSFAAELFGSKPALPPECLALRKRGTDLPAVETFQMLLTPAAAVDAAACDLRPAAVAQTGARILRLLAALTVNRRAGEKSIAQTIQQALAPGKPKAARLIDAALILCADHELNVSSFTARCVASAGSTPYAAVTAGLAALQGVKHGRATERVEAFLEEARTPARVRMVMTGRLKRGETIPGFGHPLYPDGDPRGRALLELISRFCPRSPAVALATKCCAAALDLIGERPTIDFGLTILARALKMPPGAPLTIFAIGRTIGWIGHSIEEYQRDRIIRPRARYVGRGPASISPARAVSAPPAEARN
- a CDS encoding deoxyhypusine synthase family protein, with the protein product MKDVQFEELKSLDLGRCATVGDIVDGMRASAFGARMLGEVARTISEMAASNKKPVLIYDGLEKSSLGVLLKKFVRNGWCGKILSPSRYAGQKKRGDNVIVVGAFSERDAEAIYAKPARALFINPFDMARPGQVRDGYFPDAVFADPRFVMPVIYRTLAEWIDGKPTSVEELIAELASYGGVAAQVAKGAKALLIMARDKDCCRFLTVSGAMTVGKMDLIICDMIESGLVHAISSTGALMAHGLVSSIGLKHYKYNPAYDDTELALRRLNRVTDTLEPETNLDTVEEVIGQVIQQLNGARPISPTILNRLIGKHLAENYPNERGILKSAYLHNVPVFVPAFVDSELGNDLYIHNMKRKRRGKKPILVDLERDSLELIKLVTGSKRFGIFTVGGGVPRNNVQNVAPLIEIINERMGSIYPNRRFTYGIRICPDRPHFGHLSGCTYSENESWRKAAKDGVYAEIQADATQVWPFLAKYVMDAAKTKR